One Solanum pennellii chromosome 9, SPENNV200 DNA segment encodes these proteins:
- the LOC107029223 gene encoding uncharacterized protein LOC107029223 translates to MDMHNISKIVLIVALFLVVHPSGSRSQWVTNQPSPLCPSQFALVNHACSLLPLNPASPPSPPSPFLLVSPPPPPGSSERRHRRRHDHHHEYKESSAEENCCRWMKQVDSECVCDLLVRLPLFLSRPVHQYTVLVDPGCNITFECGSRGADSHMLPPHP, encoded by the coding sequence ATGGACATGCATAACATTTCGAAGATAGTATTGATTGTGGCATTATTCCTAGTGGTGCACCCAAGTGGATCAAGAAGCCAATGGGTGACTAACCAACCTAGTCCTCTCTGTCCTTCTCAATTTGCACTTGTGAATCATGCATGTTCATTGCTTCCATTAAATCCGGCGTCTCCACCATCTCCACCATCCCCTTTTCTGCTAGTTTCCCCACCACCTCCTCCCGGCTCTTCAGAAAGAAGACACAGACGCAGGCATGATCATCACCACGAGTACAAGGAAAGTTCTGCAGAAGAGAACTGCTGCAGGTGGATGAAACAAGTCGACAGCGAATGTGTCTGTGATCTGCTGGTTCGTTTGCCTCTGTTCCTGTCTAGGCCTGTCCACCAGTACACAGTCTTGGTTGATCCAGGTTGCAACATTACGTTCGAGTGCGGTTCGAGGGGGGCCGATAGTCATATGCTACCCCCTCACCCATGA
- the LOC107029222 gene encoding protein WHAT'S THIS FACTOR 1 homolog, chloroplastic: MQFSNRFVHSLRSTNRKSHEYGFFMQFKASISSLKVAWRKDPKLDQAIENDKKWKQCARVVKEVLNEPGQVIPLHYFEKRRERLGLQVKIKTFLDWNPGLFDLYLDRVRPKSEPVSFVRPSERLRLFLEEESRIFVKNESLLVSKLCKLLMMSKDKVVTADKLVQVKREFGFPNDLLVNLVPKYPEYFNLIGEPGEGKSFLQLVKWNPEFAKSVIELRAEEESRLTGIRTRPAFNWKLPPGFFIRKEVREWIRDWMELPYVSPYDDVSHLEQSSREMEKRNVGVFHELLSLSLYKRIPIPILGKFSDEYMFSNAFSNVFTRHSGIFYTSLKCGIKTAMLREAYKDGELIDRDPLLEIKDKFLELLAEGHKQKDELLRLQGEMVQKDMEMMAVSNNDLDYHKCEEEDAVL; the protein is encoded by the coding sequence ATGCAATTCAGTAATCGGTTTGTACATTCACTCAGAAGCACTAACCGGAAATCCCATGAGTATGGGTTTTTCATGCAATTCAAAGCATCAATTTCAAGCCTGAAAGTGGCATGGCGGAAGGACCCAAAGCTAGACCAAGCCATTGAAAACGACAAGAAGTGGAAGCAGTGTGCAAGAGTTGTCAAAGAAGTGCTAAACGAGCCGGGTCAGGTAATCCCTCTTCACTATTTTGAGAAACGACGTGAAAGATTGGGGTTGCAagtaaaaatcaaaacttttcttGATTGGAACCCCGGTTTGTTTGATTTATATCTGGATCGGGTCAGACCCAAATCAGAACCGGTCTCATTTGTTCGACCCAGTGAAAGACTAAGACTATTCTTGGAAGAGGAGAGTAggatttttgttaaaaatgaatcTTTATTGGTTTCTAAATTATGTAAACTTTTGATGATGTCTAAAGATAAGGTTGTAACTGCTGATAAATTAGTACAGGTGAAGAGGGAATTCGGGTTCCCGAATGATCTTTTAGTAAATTTAGTGCCAAAATATCCGgaatattttaacttaattggTGAACCTGGGGAGGGGAAATCATTCTTGCAGTTGGTTAAATGGAACCCAGAATTTGCGAAGTCGGTGATTGAGCTAAGAGCTGAGGAGGAATCGAGGTTAACAGGAATCAGAACTAGGCCAGCATTTAACTGGAAACTTCCACCGGGTTTTTTCATTAGGAAGGAAGTGAGAGAGTGGATTCGAGATTGGATGGAGCTACCTTATGTATCACCATATGATGATGTATCGCATTTGGAACAGTCTTCACGAGAGATGGAGAAGAGGAATGTGGGGGTTTTCCACGAGTTGCTATCGCTTTCTCTTTATAAGAGGATTCCCATTCCCATTTTAGGCAAGTTTAGTGATGAGTATATGTTCTCAAATGCATTCTCAAATGTATTTACTCGGCATTCGGGGATATTCTATACTTCGTTGAAGTGTGGGATTAAAACTGCAATGCTTAGGGAAGCATACAAGGATGGTGAGCTGATAGATCGAGACCCACTTCTTGAGATCAAAGACAAATTTCTTGAGTTACTTGCTGAGGGCCACAAACAGAAAGATGAGCTCTTGAGATTGCAGGGAGAGATGGTTCAGAAGGACATGGAAATGATGGCAGTCAGCAATAATGATCTAGACTACCACAAATGTGAAGAGGAAGATGCTGTGCTTTGA